The sequence below is a genomic window from Gemmatimonadaceae bacterium.
TCGTCGGCTTCCTGTGGCTGCTCGTGCCGCCGATCGTCGAGCAGACGCAAGCGCTGGTCAAGGTCCTGCCGGACACGATTCTCCGCTGGGACAGCGCGATCGATCAGGCGCTGGCGCGCAATCCGGCGCTCCGCTCGTTGTGGAATCCCGGCCAGCACCGCGTGCTGCTCGCCGTGTACGACCAGACGTCGCGCTACTTCACCGACGTGCTGCCCAAACTCTTCGGTGCGTTAGGCTTCACGATCGAGATCGTGTCCGTCGCGATCATGGGCGTGTACCTCACGCTGCACCCGGGGCTGTACCGCGAGTACCTCATCGCGCTCTTCCCGCCGCTGCACCGCGATCTCGTGCGCAACGTGCTGGCGGACCTGTCGCGCACGCTGCGCTCCTGGATCGTCGGGCAGCTGGCCTCGATGACGCTCCTCGGCGTCCTGACGACCATCGGCCTGTGGGCGTTAGGCGTCCCTTACTGGCTCACGTTCGGGCTCTTCGCCGGCGTGGCGGCCATCGTGCCGTTCTTCGGCACCCTCACCTCGACGCTCCTGCCGGCGCTGTTCGTCCTCGGCGCCTCCGGCGGGCCGGGCCGGGCGCTCGCCGTCATTGGGTTAGGCGTGTTCATCCACCTCATCGAGGGCAATCTCGTTTCCCCGCTCATCATGCAGCGCCAGGTGAATCTCCCCCCGGTGCTCACCATCCTGAGCGTGCTCATCATGGGGAAGCTGCTGGGACCCGTCGGGCTGCTCGTGGCCGTGCCCACGCTGGTGCTGGTGGACGTCATCGTACGCCGGGTGCTCATGAACCGGATTTACGAGGGCCACGGATTCCGGCGGCTGGTGCGCGATCGCGCCTTCATCGTCAAAGCGCCCGCGCCCGAAACCGACGTCGTCATCCCCGCGAACCCTCCCGACGTGCTCGCCCGCGCCGAATCGACGGCGGCCAAGCGCGTCGCCTAACTTACACCGATGCCGTCCGATCTTCGCTTCCTGATCCTCGTCGAGGGCCAGTTCGGCGCCCTCTCGTCCAAGACCGCCAACTCCTGCATCCGCTACACCCCGGATCGCGTCGCCGCTGTGCTGGATTCGCGCTTCGCCGGCAAGACCGTCCAGGACGTGCTGGGCTTCGGTGGCAGCATTCCCGTGGTGGGCGCCCTCGCCGACGGACTCGCGCGCTCGCCGACCGCCCTCCTCATCGGCGTCGCCCCGCAAGGCGGCCGCTTGCCTAACGATTGGCGTGCCACCATCCTCGGCGCCATCGACGCCGGTCTCGACGTGTGGAGCGGACTGCACACGTTCCTGAGCCACGACGAGGAATTCGCCGCCCGTGCCGCCGCGCGCGGCGTGACGCTGCACGACCTCCGCCTGCCACCGGACGACCTGCCCGTCGCCGGCGGACGGGTGCGCGATGTCGACGCCACGGTCATCCTCACCGTGGGCTCCGACTGCAACATCGGCAAAATGACCGCTGCCTTGCAGCTGCGCGACGGGCTCGCCCAACGCGGACGCGCCGTGCGCTTCGCCGGCACCGGCCAAACCGGCATCCTCATCGAAGGATGGGGCATCGCCGTCGACGCCGTCATCGCCGACTTCATCGCCGGCGCCGCCGAACGGCTCGTCGTGGAGGCGGCCGAAGGCGCCGAGATCGTGCTGGTGGAAGGCCAGGGATCGCTCATCCACCCGGGGTACTCCGGCGTCACGTTAGGCCTGTTGCACGGATCGCTGCCCCACGCGCTCGTGCTCTGCACGCAGCCATCTCGCACCACGATCACCAATAACCCGTGGGTCAAGATCCCGCCGCTTCGCGACGTCATCGCAATCCACGATACCATTACCAGAGCGTTGCGACACGCGCCGGTCATCGCCGTCTGCCTGAATACGTACGACCTGTCGGAGCAAGCGGCCCGCGATGCGATCGCACGCGCCCGCGATGAGACCGGCTTGCCGGCCACCGACCCGGTTCGCTTCGACAGCGAGCCCATCGTCCAGGCGATCGACGCATTCCATGCGCAGCGCGCGCGCAATGTTTCGCCACGCGCCGCGGCAATTCGCTAACGGTTCCTCTCCAACACACCGCGAGATTGTCGCCTGACTCTCGCGGCGGCGCCCGGCGGCGCCTCTGCCCCATGTGGTCGCATACACAGGTGGCCGATGTCTCGCATTCAACCGTCAGCACCGTCCCAGTACGAGTTTGCGTTGGTCATCCGCGGACTCCACAAATCGTTTCTCGCCGGCGTCCAAGGGTGCCAGGCCCGCGTTGCCGTGCTGACCGGCATCGAGATGAGCGTCCGCGCCGGAGAAATCGTGGGCCTCTGCGGCGCCGTCGGCAGCGGCAAAACCACACTGCTCTTGTGTCTGGCTGGCCTCCTGCGACCCGATGCCGGCACCATCAGCGTGTGCGGATCGCAGACCGGACGCCTGGCGTCCTACATCGGTCCCGTCTCGTGGAGCAACTCGCGCCTCTCCCCCAGCCAACACCTCGCTCGCGCTCTCGCCGCCGCGACGCCGGTGCTCCTGCTCGATAGCGTGCTCGCCGACTTGTCCAGCGGCGCTCGCATCTTGTTAGGCGAACTGGCGAGTCGCGGGATGAGCATCGTGCTGGCAGAGCGCGAGGCCGACGCCCTCGCGCCGCTGGCCGGCCGGATCATGACGCTTCGCGAAGGGACACTCCGCACATCGGGGCCCGAGCCGCACCGGAGCACGCGCAGCCCCGCGCGCGTCGCGGAGCCGAACGCGCGGGAAGGGCTACTGTGATGCCACTCCCCGCGACCGACCTCAGCGCAGATATCGCTCGGCGGCGCGAGCGAGGGCATCATCACCTTCGGCGCGCGCATGGGCCAGGATCCGCTCCACCTCGTCGCGCAGCGCGTCGGCGCCCCAGTAATAGCCGGTCGCCTCTTCCGCGCTCGCTGTCTCACCATCCAGCGATGCCCGCAACAGCACATCCGCCGCGGCCGCCGCGAACGATGCGTCACCCCTCGGCGGCAAGTCGAAGCGCCTGCGTGGACCTCCGCCAGCGGCATCCTCATTCACGAACGCTCGCGACATCCGGCCCTCTGGTCACGCCCCTGCATGATGCGTGGAGAATGTTGTACGGCAGCCCGTTGGCCGCCTTACAAAGCCGCGTTCCGTTGACCGACTTCCCCGCGCCGCCTAGCTTGCCCGCTCGACGCCCCGCCGGTCTCTTGCAACTCGAGAGCATGCCCGACTTCCGTCTCTACAATACTATGTCCCGCAGCGCGGAACCCTTCGCGCCGCAAGACGGTCGTACCGTCCGCATGTATACCTGCGGTCCCACCGTCTACAACCCAGCCCACCTCGGCAATTTTCGTACGTTTTTGTTCGAAGACCTTCTGCGCCGCACGCTGCGCCTCGCAGGCTGGCAGGTCTACCAAGTCATGAACATCACTGATGTCGACGACAAGATCATCGCCCGCGCCGACTCGTCGGGGAAAACGATCTCGGAAGTCACAGAACCCGTCACCGACATCTTTCAGCACGACCGCGAATTTCTCCGCATCGAGCCCGCAGAGATGTACCCCAAGGCAACCGAGCACATCGGTGAAATGATCGCCCTCGTGCAGCAGCTCGTCGAAAAAGGACTTGCCTATCAGGCGGATGATCGCTCGGTCTACTTCGCCATCGCACGATTCCCGAGTTACGGCCGTCTGTCGCGACTCGACACCCGCACCATTCGCCCAGGCGCTCGAGTCATCGCCGACGACTATAACAAAGAAGACGTTCGCGACTTCGCGCTCTGGAAAGCCGCCAAACCCGAAGACGAGCGAACCCAAGCCGCATGGGACTCCCCATGGGGTCGCGGTCGCCCTGGTTGGCACCTCGAGTGCTCGGCCATGGCCAGGAAATACTTGGGCGACACGCTCGACATCCATGGCGGCGGCGTCGACC
It includes:
- a CDS encoding AI-2E family transporter encodes the protein MSAASAGGGTGGTSAVGASGSSRFRFAPILAGTVITLLALLLLYSTAELFLLLFIAVLLSLYLGAVADGIQRRFGWPRRAAVALGIVGSLAVFVGFLWLLVPPIVEQTQALVKVLPDTILRWDSAIDQALARNPALRSLWNPGQHRVLLAVYDQTSRYFTDVLPKLFGALGFTIEIVSVAIMGVYLTLHPGLYREYLIALFPPLHRDLVRNVLADLSRTLRSWIVGQLASMTLLGVLTTIGLWALGVPYWLTFGLFAGVAAIVPFFGTLTSTLLPALFVLGASGGPGRALAVIGLGVFIHLIEGNLVSPLIMQRQVNLPPVLTILSVLIMGKLLGPVGLLVAVPTLVLVDVIVRRVLMNRIYEGHGFRRLVRDRAFIVKAPAPETDVVIPANPPDVLARAESTAAKRVA
- a CDS encoding DUF1611 domain-containing protein, translated to MPSDLRFLILVEGQFGALSSKTANSCIRYTPDRVAAVLDSRFAGKTVQDVLGFGGSIPVVGALADGLARSPTALLIGVAPQGGRLPNDWRATILGAIDAGLDVWSGLHTFLSHDEEFAARAAARGVTLHDLRLPPDDLPVAGGRVRDVDATVILTVGSDCNIGKMTAALQLRDGLAQRGRAVRFAGTGQTGILIEGWGIAVDAVIADFIAGAAERLVVEAAEGAEIVLVEGQGSLIHPGYSGVTLGLLHGSLPHALVLCTQPSRTTITNNPWVKIPPLRDVIAIHDTITRALRHAPVIAVCLNTYDLSEQAARDAIARARDETGLPATDPVRFDSEPIVQAIDAFHAQRARNVSPRAAAIR
- a CDS encoding ATP-binding cassette domain-containing protein, whose protein sequence is MSRIQPSAPSQYEFALVIRGLHKSFLAGVQGCQARVAVLTGIEMSVRAGEIVGLCGAVGSGKTTLLLCLAGLLRPDAGTISVCGSQTGRLASYIGPVSWSNSRLSPSQHLARALAAATPVLLLDSVLADLSSGARILLGELASRGMSIVLAEREADALAPLAGRIMTLREGTLRTSGPEPHRSTRSPARVAEPNAREGLL
- the cysS gene encoding cysteine--tRNA ligase: MPDFRLYNTMSRSAEPFAPQDGRTVRMYTCGPTVYNPAHLGNFRTFLFEDLLRRTLRLAGWQVYQVMNITDVDDKIIARADSSGKTISEVTEPVTDIFQHDREFLRIEPAEMYPKATEHIGEMIALVQQLVEKGLAYQADDRSVYFAIARFPSYGRLSRLDTRTIRPGARVIADDYNKEDVRDFALWKAAKPEDERTQAAWDSPWGRGRPGWHLECSAMARKYLGDTLDIHGGGVDLIFPHHEDEIAQSEGATGVTFSRFWCHGEFLLTDGEKMAKRVGNVMSVADLRDAGVGAAALRHFVFSVRYRQQLNLTEEALEASQRAVRRVGEFAGRLSAATSGTPGLGEAADTLERDAKAALFDDLNAPQALAALFDFIRRANSELDQAHGNDKTALDRARSAFAMVNGVLDIVPDAPSVDPDLEGWVASKISAREQARARRDFNTADSIRREIEARGIAIEDTPLGTKWKRVR